Within Negativicoccus succinicivorans, the genomic segment GCCAACGCAAGCGCGCGTTCCACACGCAACACCGGGATGAAATCGTCCGGTGTTAAATGCGTATCGGCATAATCCTGTAAACGCTTACGCAATTCGGGAATGCGTTCTTCCCGAATGGAGAACCCGGCCGCCTGATGATGTCCGCCGAATTGTTCCAAAATGTCCGCGCAGGAATGCAGAGCGTCATATATATCCAACGCGGGAATACTGCGGCAAGAACCCTTGCCGATCCCGTCATTTACCGAAATGACCAAAGCGGGGCGATGAAAGCTGTCCACCAAGCGCGAGGCCACGATACCGATGACACCCGGATGCCATGCCGCTCCGTCCACCACCAACATCCGGTCGTCAGCGGCGCCAAGCTCTGCCAAGCGATGCCGAGCCGCAGTCACCAGTTCACGTTCCAAGGACTGTCGCTCACTGTTGATCGTAAATAATTTTTGCGCGAGCGCCAGTGCTTGCTCCGCGTCGGTCGCCGTTAAAAGCTGCACGCCCAAACGCGCATGCGCCAAACGTCCCGCCGCATTTAAGCGCGGGGCGATAGAAAATCCGATGCGCTCGGATGTCACTTGCTCCGGATCGATTTCACAGACCTGTAAAAGCGCTTGCAATCCGACATTGTCCGTCGTTGCAAACCGTTTCAATCCCTCTTTGACGTACAAACGATTTTCCGCCAATAACGGTACCACATCGGCGACCGTCCCCAACGCCACGAGTTCAATATCGTCCGTATAATCTTCGCCTTTGATCTCCCGCCAAAGCGCTCGGCACAGCGTGTAAGCCACGCCTACCCCCGCCAGATTTTTATCGGGATAGACACAGCCGGGCTGTTTCGGATTGATGACGGCAAGAGCCTGCGGCAATTCTTCCGGCGGTTGGTGATGGTCTGTAACGATCAAATCCAACGGTCCTTGAAAACGGTTGCACAATTGCGTCGAGCTGATTCCGCAGTCCACGGTAATGACGAGTTTCACGCCCTTGGCGACAAGTTCCGCAAGAGCCGTTTCGTTCAGACCGTAGCCCTCTTCAATGCGGTCGGGAATATAATACTCCACATTGCCGCCAAGTCGAC encodes:
- the recJ gene encoding single-stranded-DNA-specific exonuclease RecJ, giving the protein MQKKHWQFVPVEENTEQAGVLAHKFDLPLIVANMLVQRGICTVEAAQNFFHATLEDRFDPALLKGTKKAVERISQALKAQETIVIYGDYDVDGITSTSVMLRCLRRLGGNVEYYIPDRIEEGYGLNETALAELVAKGVKLVITVDCGISSTQLCNRFQGPLDLIVTDHHQPPEELPQALAVINPKQPGCVYPDKNLAGVGVAYTLCRALWREIKGEDYTDDIELVALGTVADVVPLLAENRLYVKEGLKRFATTDNVGLQALLQVCEIDPEQVTSERIGFSIAPRLNAAGRLAHARLGVQLLTATDAEQALALAQKLFTINSERQSLERELVTAARHRLAELGAADDRMLVVDGAAWHPGVIGIVASRLVDSFHRPALVISVNDGIGKGSCRSIPALDIYDALHSCADILEQFGGHHQAAGFSIREERIPELRKRLQDYADTHLTPDDFIPVLRVERALALADVDLDFVTALERLEPFGEGNPSPLFASRDLTVQKIRRIGKDRRHLKANFAQQGDDLECVGWGFGELTTEIFSGDTAAIVYALQKNTWQNQVQVQGVVKDITWESAQKVHLNREIMVAVYRELRVLLEPHDRTVAQVQTILAEQSGLSYAPRDLFAAVTVLEELHLLERQQHENETWYNWRPSDEKLALENSATYRAGAGKEDIWKP